From one Agathobaculum sp. NTUH-O15-33 genomic stretch:
- the yajC gene encoding preprotein translocase subunit YajC — protein sequence MPSGQQYLQAIMQFAPLVLLIVLFYFMLIRPQRKRDKAEKEMRNSIDIGDEISTIGGFIGRVVNIKDDVLIIETSNDRTKLKIYRWAIRGKEAEPTESVEAPKDAK from the coding sequence ATGCCAAGTGGACAACAATACTTGCAGGCGATTATGCAGTTTGCGCCGCTCGTGCTGCTGATTGTGCTGTTCTACTTCATGCTGATCCGCCCGCAGCGTAAGCGCGACAAGGCGGAGAAGGAAATGCGTAACTCGATCGATATCGGCGATGAGATTTCCACCATCGGCGGTTTTATCGGCCGTGTGGTCAATATCAAGGACGATGTGCTGATCATCGAGACCTCGAACGACCGCACCAAGCTGAAGATCTACCGCTGGGCTATCCGCGGCAAGGAAGCGGAGCCGACCGAGTCGGTAGAAGCGCCCAAGGACGCGAAGTAA
- the thiH gene encoding 2-iminoacetate synthase ThiH: MLDPVTNAQYITAETDHMQYQPGMDDIGSETQDEVIARMQAMEFDRFTARDVTRALAKDVLAPDDFAALLSPAAAPFLEQLARRAQQETRKHFGTSVQMFTPLYIANYCENYCIYCGFNCHNKIRRAKLDTDEIERELQAITQTGLQEILLLTGESRSMSPVDYIGEACRLARKYFRVVGVEIYPLNVDEYAHLHACGVDYVTVFQETYDADKYSTLHLGGHKRIFPYRLNAQERALMGGMRGVGFAALLGLSDFRKDAFATGLHAYLLQRKYPHAEIAFSCPRLRPIINNDKVGPKDVHEPQLLQVICAYRVFMPFASITISTRERAGFRDHIIGIAATKISAGVSTGIGEHSEDNADKGDAQFEISDNRTVDEVYAAIERHGLQPVMADYIYV; encoded by the coding sequence ATGTTAGACCCAGTAACAAACGCCCAATACATCACCGCCGAGACCGACCACATGCAATACCAGCCGGGCATGGACGACATCGGCAGTGAAACGCAGGATGAAGTGATCGCCCGCATGCAGGCCATGGAGTTCGACCGTTTCACCGCGCGGGATGTGACCCGCGCCCTTGCAAAGGACGTGCTCGCGCCGGACGATTTCGCGGCCCTGCTCTCCCCCGCCGCCGCGCCGTTTTTGGAGCAGCTCGCGCGCCGCGCGCAGCAGGAAACGCGAAAGCACTTCGGTACCTCGGTGCAGATGTTCACCCCGCTCTATATCGCCAATTACTGTGAAAACTACTGCATTTACTGCGGCTTCAACTGCCATAACAAGATCCGCCGCGCCAAGCTGGATACGGATGAGATCGAACGCGAATTGCAGGCGATCACCCAAACCGGCTTGCAGGAAATCCTGCTGCTTACCGGCGAAAGCCGCTCCATGTCGCCGGTCGATTACATCGGCGAGGCCTGCCGTCTGGCGCGCAAATACTTCCGCGTGGTCGGCGTTGAGATCTATCCGCTCAATGTGGACGAGTACGCGCATTTACACGCGTGCGGCGTGGACTATGTCACCGTTTTTCAGGAGACCTACGACGCGGACAAGTATTCCACGCTCCATCTGGGCGGACACAAGCGCATTTTCCCCTACCGGCTGAACGCGCAGGAACGCGCGCTCATGGGCGGCATGCGCGGCGTGGGGTTCGCGGCGCTTTTGGGCCTATCGGATTTCCGAAAGGACGCCTTTGCCACCGGCCTGCACGCCTATTTGCTGCAACGCAAGTATCCGCACGCCGAGATCGCCTTTTCCTGCCCGCGCCTGCGGCCCATCATCAACAACGATAAAGTGGGTCCCAAGGATGTGCATGAGCCGCAGCTTTTGCAGGTCATCTGCGCCTACCGCGTCTTCATGCCCTTTGCCTCCATCACGATCTCCACGCGCGAACGCGCCGGGTTCCGCGATCATATCATCGGCATTGCGGCGACCAAGATATCCGCCGGCGTTTCGACCGGCATCGGCGAGCACAGCGAGGACAACGCGGACAAGGGCGACGCGCAGTTCGAGATATCGGACAACCGCACGGTCGACGAGGTTTACGCCGCTATTGAGCGCCACGGCCTGCAGCCCGTCATGGCCGATTACATTTATGTATAA
- the dinB gene encoding DNA polymerase IV, which translates to MDRAILHCDCNAFYASVETLLDPSLDAGPMAVCGDPESRHGIILAKNEKAKRFGVTTAETIWQARRKCPELRLIPPHRDEYVRISRQCNELYLGYTDLVDPFGIDESFLDVTGSLHLFGTGEQIANELRRRMREEIGLTISVGVSWNRAYAKLGSDYKKPDATTVFSRENYQKLVWSLPVNTLLYVGKRAADRLSAMGVHTIGDLAACDRALAHSVFGKMGDTLWRYARGEDDEPVRSFYEEREVKSVGNSMTFSHNLLGETECHFGITALCDTVGRRLRRRGLRCQTVQLIIRDPDFRNISRQVTLDRPTDSTRMLIDTAMSIWRARWKPEKPVRLLAVTAMNLLPAEAAGEQLSLFDGADGLKNVDKQRSLDRAMDALREKFGTDAVQYGSAVKKKK; encoded by the coding sequence ATGGACCGGGCCATCTTGCATTGCGATTGCAACGCGTTTTACGCCTCAGTCGAAACGTTGCTCGATCCTTCGCTGGACGCGGGCCCCATGGCAGTATGCGGCGATCCGGAAAGCCGTCACGGCATCATCCTTGCCAAGAATGAAAAAGCCAAGCGCTTTGGCGTGACAACGGCGGAAACCATCTGGCAGGCCCGGCGAAAGTGCCCGGAGCTGAGGCTGATCCCGCCGCACCGGGACGAATACGTGCGCATTTCGCGCCAGTGCAACGAATTATATCTGGGCTATACCGATCTGGTTGATCCGTTCGGCATTGACGAATCGTTTCTGGACGTCACCGGCTCCTTGCATCTGTTCGGCACAGGCGAGCAGATCGCAAACGAGCTGCGGCGGCGTATGCGGGAAGAGATCGGGCTGACGATCTCGGTCGGCGTATCGTGGAACCGGGCCTATGCCAAGCTGGGCAGCGATTACAAAAAGCCGGACGCGACCACGGTGTTTTCCCGCGAAAACTATCAGAAGCTGGTCTGGAGCCTGCCGGTAAATACGCTGCTGTATGTCGGCAAGCGCGCGGCGGACCGCTTAAGCGCGATGGGCGTGCATACCATCGGCGATCTGGCCGCGTGCGACCGGGCGCTGGCCCACAGCGTGTTCGGCAAAATGGGCGATACACTGTGGCGTTATGCGCGGGGCGAGGACGATGAGCCCGTGCGTTCGTTTTACGAGGAACGCGAGGTCAAGTCCGTCGGCAACAGCATGACGTTTTCGCACAACCTGCTGGGCGAGACCGAGTGCCATTTCGGCATCACCGCGCTGTGCGACACCGTGGGCCGCCGCCTGCGCAGGCGCGGCCTGCGGTGCCAGACCGTGCAGCTCATCATCCGCGACCCGGATTTCCGCAACATCTCGCGGCAGGTGACGCTCGACCGGCCAACGGATTCCACCCGCATGCTGATTGACACCGCCATGTCGATCTGGCGCGCCCGCTGGAAGCCGGAAAAGCCGGTGCGCCTGCTTGCCGTGACCGCGATGAATCTGCTGCCCGCCGAGGCGGCTGGCGAGCAGCTGTCGCTGTTTGACGGCGCGGACGGACTGAAGAACGTGGACAAACAGCGCAGCTTAGACCGCGCCATGGACGCTCTGCGCGAGAAATTCGGCACGGACGCCGTGCAGTACGGCTCCGCGGTGAAGAAGAAAAAGTAG
- a CDS encoding TIGR04086 family membrane protein, with protein MKKTNDDLSPIGILLPSALLGLGLTLLLMLAGALLVQRGTVGEGAIAPLALAFLAVGSAAAAFLSAKRAPGGKFLWAVGAGALIFLVLLAVGALVLRQPVHIPRTVISFASMVVGAALGGFAGASMRRKKRHKHLKK; from the coding sequence ATGAAAAAAACGAATGATGACCTGTCGCCTATCGGCATTTTGTTGCCGTCGGCGCTACTGGGCCTGGGGCTTACTTTATTGCTGATGCTGGCCGGCGCGCTGCTGGTGCAGCGCGGCACGGTCGGCGAAGGCGCGATCGCTCCTCTGGCGCTCGCTTTTTTAGCGGTCGGCAGTGCGGCGGCGGCCTTTCTATCGGCAAAGCGCGCGCCGGGCGGCAAATTCCTTTGGGCGGTCGGCGCCGGCGCGCTGATTTTTCTAGTCCTGCTTGCCGTGGGCGCTCTTGTCCTGCGGCAGCCGGTACATATTCCGCGCACGGTCATCAGTTTTGCCTCGATGGTTGTCGGCGCAGCGCTCGGCGGTTTTGCCGGTGCGAGCATGCGCAGAAAAAAACGCCATAAGCACCTGAAAAAATAG
- the scfB gene encoding thioether cross-link-forming SCIFF peptide maturase codes for MIHRYQKNGLNFVLDVNSGAVHVLDDVSYAVSGLADETMGETCPQQVVDALGRFEADAVREAWGELYALKKNGQLFAEDDYIDVSRYVPVGAPVKALCLHVAHDCNLRCKYCFASTGDFGQGRKIMPPEVAERAIDFVVSRSGARHNIEIDFFGGEPLMAWDTVVRAVDYARSIEQKHNKKFRFTITTNGVLLDEDKRRYINENMDNVVLSLDGRPAVNDEFRKTVSGAGSYDVIVPKFKALVDERDPEKDYYARGTFTSHNLDFAEDVTHIADAGFDRLSVEPVTADPGCGYDLTEDDLPKIEAEYDRLTEIMLERRKAGKPFSFFHFMVDLDQGPCVVKRLRGCGAGYEYVAVTPDGDIYPCHQFVGKEEFRQGSVLDGSFDMDIAQKFAGMNIYSRPKCQKCWAKFYCSGGCSAANYNMNGDMNDSYDLGCEMERKRLECAIYLKAAEKICAD; via the coding sequence ATGATCCATCGCTATCAGAAAAACGGACTCAATTTTGTGCTGGACGTCAATTCCGGCGCGGTGCATGTGCTGGATGACGTAAGCTACGCCGTTTCCGGCCTTGCCGATGAAACCATGGGGGAAACCTGCCCGCAGCAGGTGGTGGACGCGCTCGGCCGGTTTGAAGCGGACGCGGTGCGGGAAGCTTGGGGCGAACTGTACGCGCTGAAAAAGAACGGCCAGCTTTTCGCGGAGGACGATTATATCGACGTTTCCCGCTATGTGCCGGTCGGCGCGCCGGTCAAGGCGCTGTGCCTGCATGTCGCGCATGACTGCAACCTGCGATGCAAATACTGCTTTGCTTCGACCGGCGACTTCGGTCAGGGCCGCAAGATCATGCCGCCCGAGGTGGCCGAGCGCGCGATCGACTTTGTCGTAAGCCGTTCGGGCGCGCGGCACAATATCGAGATCGACTTCTTCGGCGGCGAACCGCTGATGGCGTGGGACACGGTGGTGCGCGCGGTCGATTACGCGCGGTCGATCGAGCAAAAGCACAATAAAAAGTTCCGCTTCACCATCACGACCAACGGCGTGCTGCTCGATGAGGACAAACGCCGCTACATCAACGAGAATATGGACAATGTCGTCCTGTCGCTCGACGGCCGTCCGGCCGTCAACGACGAGTTCCGCAAGACCGTGTCGGGCGCGGGCAGCTACGATGTGATCGTGCCTAAATTTAAGGCGCTGGTAGACGAGCGCGACCCGGAAAAGGATTATTACGCGCGCGGCACCTTTACCTCGCACAACCTTGATTTTGCCGAGGATGTGACGCACATCGCGGACGCTGGCTTTGACCGCCTTTCGGTCGAACCGGTCACAGCCGACCCCGGCTGCGGCTACGACCTGACCGAGGACGACCTGCCGAAAATTGAAGCGGAGTACGACCGCCTGACCGAGATCATGCTGGAGCGGCGGAAAGCGGGCAAACCGTTTTCCTTCTTCCACTTCATGGTCGATCTGGATCAGGGGCCGTGCGTGGTCAAGCGGCTGCGCGGCTGCGGCGCGGGCTATGAGTACGTCGCCGTCACGCCGGACGGCGATATTTATCCCTGCCACCAGTTCGTCGGCAAGGAAGAATTTCGGCAGGGCAGCGTGCTGGACGGCTCGTTTGACATGGATATCGCGCAAAAATTCGCGGGCATGAACATTTATTCCCGGCCCAAGTGCCAGAAGTGCTGGGCTAAATTCTACTGCTCGGGCGGCTGCTCGGCGGCAAATTACAACATGAACGGCGATATGAATGATTCGTACGATCTCGGCTGTGAGATGGAGCGCAAGCGTTTGGAGTGTGCAATCTATCTGAAAGCGGCGGAGAAAATTTGTGCAGATTAG
- the thiS gene encoding sulfur carrier protein ThiS produces the protein MKVNGKTIPLNAEMTVHSLLMQLGLDPKRVAVERNGQIVPRARFADQALGEDDVLELVEFVGGG, from the coding sequence ATGAAAGTAAACGGAAAAACCATACCGCTGAATGCGGAAATGACCGTGCATTCGCTCCTGATGCAGCTGGGACTGGACCCCAAGCGCGTCGCGGTGGAGCGCAACGGCCAAATCGTGCCCCGCGCGCGCTTTGCCGACCAAGCGCTCGGCGAGGACGACGTTTTAGAGCTCGTTGAGTTCGTGGGAGGCGGCTGA
- a CDS encoding DUF5105 domain-containing protein: protein MMKRICSVLLAAALALSLTACGGTKRESAQAVVESAIGAVQNVDFAAMKTYWGEDTLGQMESAAQPEADDEDAQVMKAVTKHLSYTVKESKEDEKAGTATVTVEFTNADMTAIMSEFIQQAFSDALNYAFLPEDQQPSEEEMDQKYLDILTGLLAREDNKMVTNTVDISLKLTDDQWTIESDDKVLDAMLGGMLSSADSISDSLGGDS, encoded by the coding sequence ATGATGAAACGGATATGCTCCGTCCTGCTCGCGGCGGCGCTCGCGCTGTCGCTTACCGCGTGCGGCGGAACCAAGCGGGAATCCGCACAGGCGGTTGTGGAAAGTGCGATCGGCGCTGTGCAAAACGTGGACTTTGCCGCCATGAAGACCTATTGGGGCGAGGATACGCTGGGCCAAATGGAATCCGCCGCCCAGCCGGAAGCGGACGATGAGGACGCGCAGGTTATGAAAGCCGTAACCAAGCACCTTTCCTACACCGTTAAGGAAAGTAAGGAAGACGAAAAAGCCGGCACGGCCACCGTTACGGTGGAGTTCACCAACGCCGACATGACGGCCATTATGTCCGAATTTATCCAGCAGGCGTTTTCGGACGCGCTCAATTACGCCTTCCTGCCCGAGGACCAGCAGCCCTCCGAAGAAGAAATGGACCAGAAGTACTTAGACATTCTGACCGGACTGTTGGCGCGCGAGGATAACAAGATGGTCACCAACACCGTCGATATCAGCCTAAAGCTGACAGACGACCAGTGGACGATCGAGTCCGACGACAAGGTGTTGGACGCCATGCTTGGCGGCATGCTGTCCTCCGCGGACTCCATATCCGATTCGCTCGGCGGCGATTCGTAA
- the thiC gene encoding phosphomethylpyrimidine synthase ThiC: MRNYATQMDAAKRGIVTPEMETVAKKENRTAEYIRARVAKGTIAIPANVNHKSLSAEAVGDGTRVKINVNLGISGDAKDYELEMRKVKLAIDMGAESIMDLSNYGKTNTFRNKLIDYSPAMIGTVPMYDAIGYLEKDLLEITAQDFLKVVEAHAKEGVDFMTIHAGINRRSVETFMREGREMNIVSRGGSLLFAWMQMTGNENPFFEYYDEVLDILRAYDVTISLGDALRPGCLKDASDHGQIAELIELGHLTERAWARDVQVMVEGPGHMAMNEIAANMVMEKRLCHGAPFYVLGPLVTDIAPGYDHITSAIGGAIAASSGANFLCYVTPAEHLRLPDLDDVREGIAASKIAAHAANIALGLPGARDRDDAMAAARHKLDWEEQFSLALDPEKAERFYHQVPPTERHTCSMCGKMCAVRTTNLILEGKKVEFCSEQGACS, translated from the coding sequence ATGAGAAATTACGCCACCCAAATGGACGCCGCCAAGCGCGGCATCGTCACGCCGGAAATGGAAACGGTAGCAAAAAAGGAAAACCGCACGGCAGAGTACATCCGCGCGCGTGTCGCAAAGGGCACGATCGCCATCCCGGCAAACGTGAACCACAAGAGCCTGTCCGCCGAGGCGGTGGGCGACGGCACGCGCGTCAAAATCAACGTAAACCTTGGCATTTCGGGCGACGCAAAGGATTATGAGCTGGAAATGCGCAAGGTAAAGCTTGCGATTGACATGGGCGCGGAATCCATTATGGATCTTTCCAACTACGGCAAGACAAATACTTTCCGTAATAAATTGATCGATTATTCCCCCGCGATGATCGGCACCGTACCGATGTATGACGCGATCGGCTATCTGGAAAAGGACTTGCTCGAGATCACCGCGCAGGATTTTCTAAAGGTCGTCGAGGCGCACGCCAAGGAAGGTGTGGATTTCATGACCATCCACGCCGGGATCAACCGCCGCTCGGTGGAAACCTTTATGCGTGAAGGCCGCGAAATGAACATCGTTTCGCGCGGCGGCTCGCTGCTGTTCGCTTGGATGCAGATGACCGGCAACGAAAACCCGTTTTTTGAGTATTACGACGAGGTGCTGGACATTCTGCGCGCCTATGATGTGACCATTTCGCTGGGCGACGCGCTGCGCCCCGGCTGCCTAAAGGATGCGTCCGATCACGGCCAGATCGCCGAGCTGATCGAGCTGGGCCACCTGACCGAGCGCGCGTGGGCGCGCGACGTGCAGGTCATGGTGGAGGGGCCGGGCCATATGGCCATGAACGAAATCGCCGCCAATATGGTGATGGAAAAGCGCCTTTGCCACGGCGCGCCGTTCTACGTGCTCGGCCCGCTCGTGACCGATATCGCACCGGGATACGATCACATCACCTCGGCCATCGGCGGGGCGATCGCGGCGAGCAGCGGCGCCAACTTCCTGTGCTACGTCACCCCAGCCGAGCACCTGCGCCTGCCCGATTTAGACGATGTGCGCGAGGGTATCGCGGCTTCCAAGATCGCGGCGCACGCGGCCAATATCGCGCTGGGCCTGCCGGGCGCGCGCGACCGCGACGACGCGATGGCGGCGGCCCGCCATAAGCTGGACTGGGAGGAGCAGTTCTCCCTTGCGCTCGACCCGGAAAAAGCGGAACGCTTCTATCATCAGGTGCCGCCGACCGAGCGCCACACCTGCTCGATGTGCGGCAAAATGTGCGCCGTGCGCACGACCAATTTGATCCTTGAGGGCAAGAAGGTAGAGTTTTGCTCCGAGCAAGGCGCTTGCTCCTGA
- the mscL gene encoding large conductance mechanosensitive channel protein MscL, producing the protein MKKFIEEFKAFALRGNVMDMAVGVIIGGAFSGIVTSLTDNFITPIISLIGGTRYSMEQVTGFVSNFLGTVVNFLIMAFILFCILKAVNKLTHLGHKEEAPAAPTTKICPFCLSEIPLGATKCAHCASELPVESE; encoded by the coding sequence TTGAAAAAGTTCATAGAGGAATTTAAAGCCTTTGCGCTGCGCGGCAATGTCATGGATATGGCGGTAGGCGTTATCATCGGCGGCGCGTTTTCCGGTATCGTTACTTCGCTGACCGATAATTTCATCACGCCGATCATCAGTCTGATTGGCGGAACGCGTTACAGCATGGAGCAGGTGACGGGTTTTGTCAGCAACTTCCTCGGTACAGTAGTTAACTTTCTAATCATGGCGTTCATCCTTTTCTGTATTCTGAAGGCGGTGAACAAGTTGACCCACTTGGGCCATAAAGAGGAAGCGCCCGCCGCGCCGACCACCAAGATCTGTCCGTTTTGCCTGAGTGAAATCCCGCTCGGCGCGACCAAATGCGCGCACTGCGCGTCCGAATTGCCGGTAGAGAGCGAATAA
- the thiF gene encoding sulfur carrier protein ThiS adenylyltransferase ThiF: MVTREELHAALVQRHGEVVQQRLDRACVGIAGLGGLGSHIAAHMARLGVGRLTLVDYDVVDITNLNRQYYTVKDIGIPKTLALQEQLEAINPYLYYDTYTERIVPANAARLFTGCDVVCEAFDRADQKAMLIETLLSALPDTPVVSASGMAGYGSPNVIRTERRFGHLYVCGDGTSDIADGLGLMAPRVALCAAHQATTALRLLLGETEP; encoded by the coding sequence ATGGTCACACGTGAAGAACTGCACGCCGCGCTCGTCCAGCGGCACGGCGAAGTTGTTCAGCAAAGGCTGGATCGGGCCTGCGTCGGCATTGCGGGGCTGGGCGGGCTGGGCTCCCATATCGCGGCGCACATGGCGCGGTTGGGCGTTGGGCGGCTCACGCTGGTCGATTACGACGTGGTCGATATCACCAACCTGAACCGCCAGTACTACACGGTGAAGGATATCGGCATCCCCAAGACCTTGGCTTTACAGGAACAACTAGAAGCAATCAATCCATATTTATATTACGATACGTATACCGAGCGTATCGTGCCCGCCAACGCCGCGCGGTTATTCACCGGCTGCGACGTGGTGTGCGAAGCCTTTGATCGTGCCGACCAAAAGGCCATGCTGATCGAAACCCTGCTCTCCGCCCTGCCGGATACGCCGGTAGTATCGGCCAGCGGTATGGCGGGCTACGGCTCGCCGAACGTCATCCGCACCGAACGCCGCTTCGGTCATTTATATGTGTGCGGCGACGGAACCAGCGATATCGCGGACGGCCTTGGCCTGATGGCCCCGCGCGTGGCGCTGTGCGCCGCCCATCAGGCGACGACGGCGCTTCGCCTGCTGCTGGGCGAGACCGAGCCGTAA
- the scfA gene encoding six-cysteine ranthipeptide SCIFF yields MKHVTTLTSATLKQTAAKGGCGECQTSCQSACKTSCTVANQKCEHSK; encoded by the coding sequence ATGAAGCATGTTACGACTCTGACTTCGGCGACCCTGAAGCAGACCGCCGCTAAGGGCGGCTGCGGCGAGTGCCAGACTTCCTGCCAGTCCGCCTGCAAGACTTCTTGCACGGTGGCCAACCAGAAGTGCGAGCACTCTAAGTGA
- a CDS encoding thiazole synthase produces the protein MKDELILRGHAFRSRFILGSGKYSLELIRAAVESGGAEMITLALRRVNEGGAANILDHIPEGVTLLPNTSGARNADEAVRIARLARECGCGDFVKIEIMRDSKYLLPDNQETIRATDILAGEGFIVMPYMYPDLNVARDLVNAGAASIMPLAAPIGTNKGLATREFIKILIDEIDLPIIVDAGIGRPSQACEAMELGAAAVMANTAIATAGDVPAMAGAFRQAIEAGRAAYLAGLGRVRDTAAASSPLTGFLRDEGED, from the coding sequence GTGAAAGATGAGCTTATTCTGCGCGGACACGCGTTCCGCTCCCGTTTTATCCTTGGCTCAGGCAAGTATTCGCTGGAGCTGATCCGCGCTGCGGTCGAATCGGGCGGCGCGGAAATGATCACGCTGGCCCTGCGCCGGGTGAATGAGGGCGGCGCGGCCAATATCCTCGACCATATCCCGGAGGGGGTGACCCTGCTGCCCAATACCTCGGGCGCGCGCAACGCGGACGAGGCCGTGCGCATCGCCCGGTTGGCGCGCGAATGCGGGTGCGGCGACTTTGTCAAGATCGAAATCATGCGCGACAGCAAATACCTGCTGCCCGATAACCAAGAAACCATTCGGGCGACCGATATTTTGGCGGGCGAGGGCTTCATCGTCATGCCGTATATGTACCCCGATCTGAACGTGGCGCGCGATCTGGTGAACGCGGGCGCGGCGTCCATCATGCCGCTGGCCGCGCCGATCGGCACCAACAAGGGACTGGCAACGCGCGAGTTTATCAAAATCTTGATTGACGAGATCGATCTGCCCATCATCGTGGACGCGGGCATCGGCCGCCCGTCGCAGGCGTGCGAGGCCATGGAACTGGGCGCGGCTGCCGTCATGGCGAACACCGCCATCGCGACCGCGGGCGACGTGCCCGCGATGGCGGGCGCGTTCCGTCAGGCGATCGAAGCCGGGCGCGCCGCGTACCTTGCCGGGCTGGGCCGCGTGCGGGATACCGCCGCCGCTTCCTCTCCGCTGACCGGCTTTCTGCGCGACGAGGGGGAGGACTGA